A genomic segment from uncultured Desulfuromonas sp. encodes:
- a CDS encoding TIGR04283 family arsenosugar biosynthesis glycosyltransferase — translation MSCQTAQPNCANSPDLSVILPVFNEQAVLPDLFSALESQVGLTLELVFSDGGSNDATCSLILDYQKQSRHRVVLVQGPQGRSRQLNLGARQANGFWLLFLHADSQWGASDLFLRAIEKMEEYRCQNGDRVAGHFYLQFSGRHKRPRFYRYLAEKSALNLPGTFFGDQGLLVTRSFWHHMGGYLENLPVLEDVELTQRISHLGRIELLPLTLETSSRRYEQDGIVSRQIFNAILLLIFASGQWDLLSCVMGSYGEQHGFTRSVLTLARQLSQLTLSAWLCFWYGCGSGLMRYLWVIPFRIYWSLGRCSNTGRQLVEQWNVIVLTRVDNRFWHTVAAFFLILLFYLMVVLSMPWWAGKVFHHRLSSARGEIDEFDL, via the coding sequence GTGTCCTGCCAAACTGCGCAGCCAAACTGCGCAAACTCTCCTGACCTTTCTGTTATCCTCCCTGTCTTCAATGAACAGGCCGTTCTTCCTGATCTGTTTTCAGCACTGGAATCACAGGTTGGTCTGACATTGGAACTTGTTTTCAGTGATGGTGGTTCTAACGATGCTACGTGTTCACTGATATTGGACTATCAAAAGCAATCGCGTCACCGGGTTGTCCTGGTGCAAGGCCCACAAGGGCGCAGTCGTCAGTTGAACCTTGGGGCTCGACAGGCGAATGGGTTCTGGCTGCTGTTTCTTCATGCGGACTCTCAATGGGGGGCATCCGATCTGTTTCTTCGTGCAATCGAAAAAATGGAAGAATATCGTTGCCAAAATGGTGACAGGGTGGCCGGACATTTTTATCTACAGTTCAGCGGTCGGCACAAACGGCCCCGTTTTTACCGTTACCTTGCTGAAAAATCGGCATTAAATCTTCCCGGTACTTTTTTCGGTGACCAGGGGCTTCTGGTCACTCGTTCGTTCTGGCACCATATGGGTGGCTATCTGGAGAACCTTCCTGTTCTCGAAGATGTGGAACTGACACAGCGTATTAGCCACTTGGGGAGAATCGAGCTGTTGCCATTGACGCTTGAGACTTCCAGTCGGCGCTATGAGCAAGACGGCATTGTGTCACGTCAGATATTTAATGCGATCTTGTTGCTGATTTTCGCTTCAGGGCAATGGGACTTATTATCCTGTGTGATGGGCAGTTATGGTGAGCAACATGGTTTTACCCGTTCTGTTCTGACGTTAGCACGACAGCTCTCACAATTGACGCTGTCCGCCTGGTTGTGTTTCTGGTATGGTTGCGGATCAGGTCTGATGCGTTATCTTTGGGTCATCCCGTTTCGTATCTATTGGTCTTTGGGGCGTTGCTCCAATACAGGCAGGCAGCTGGTTGAACAGTGGAACGTGATTGTTCTCACGAGAGTTGATAATCGTTTCTGGCATACTGTTGCTGCTTTTTTTCTGATACTGCTTTTTTATCTGATGGTTGTACTAAGTATGCCTTGGTGGGCAGGCAAGGTTTTCCATCATCGTTTATCATCTGCAAGAGGAGAAATTGATGAGTTTGATCTCTGA
- the ahcY gene encoding adenosylhomocysteinase, producing the protein MSLISEESVVKDLALADWGRKEITIAETEMPGLMAVRQEYQAQKPLKGARISGSLHMTIQTAVLIETLVALGADVRWASCNIFSTQDHAAAAIAETGVPVFAFKGESLEEYWEFTKKTLSFPEGPTMILDDGGDATLLVHRGVAREKEYEQTGVVPAICQDHEEIRIVDSLLNKTLQEDGEFWRKLSANLIGVSEETTTGVHRLYQMARDNTLMFPAFNVNDSVTKSKFDNLYGCRESLIDGIKRATDVMVAGKQCVVLGYGDVGKGCAQAFRGMGAMVSVTEIDPICALQACMEGFNVVDMDEACRWGDIFVTTTGNVDVITRQHMDQMKDQAIVCNIGHFDSEIQVESLFSDSSLSVHEIKPQVDQIEWPDGKRITLLAKGRLVNLGCATGHPSFVMSNSFANQVLAQIELWQNNDQYEKQVYVLPKILDEKVARLHLGKLGAKLTTLTQKQADYLDITVDGPYKPDHYRY; encoded by the coding sequence ATGAGTTTGATCTCTGAAGAATCAGTTGTTAAAGATTTGGCCCTGGCTGACTGGGGGCGTAAAGAAATTACTATCGCTGAGACGGAAATGCCCGGCCTGATGGCTGTGCGCCAAGAGTATCAGGCACAAAAGCCACTTAAAGGGGCGCGGATCTCCGGATCTTTACATATGACGATTCAGACCGCTGTGCTGATAGAGACTCTGGTGGCTCTTGGGGCGGACGTACGCTGGGCCAGTTGCAACATTTTCTCGACCCAGGATCATGCAGCCGCTGCCATTGCAGAAACCGGTGTGCCGGTATTTGCCTTTAAAGGGGAGTCTTTGGAGGAATATTGGGAGTTTACGAAAAAAACACTCTCGTTCCCTGAAGGGCCCACAATGATCCTTGATGACGGTGGCGATGCGACACTTCTGGTTCATCGTGGCGTTGCGCGCGAAAAAGAATATGAACAAACAGGCGTTGTGCCTGCTATTTGTCAGGACCATGAGGAAATTCGTATTGTCGATAGCCTGTTGAATAAAACACTGCAGGAAGATGGTGAATTTTGGCGCAAACTTTCTGCAAACCTGATTGGTGTCAGCGAAGAAACCACAACAGGTGTTCATCGTCTCTATCAAATGGCACGGGACAACACTCTGATGTTCCCTGCTTTCAATGTCAATGACTCGGTTACCAAAAGCAAGTTTGACAATCTCTATGGATGCCGCGAATCTCTGATTGACGGTATCAAGCGGGCGACGGATGTTATGGTTGCCGGCAAGCAATGTGTTGTCTTGGGCTATGGCGATGTTGGCAAGGGCTGCGCTCAGGCTTTCCGAGGTATGGGAGCCATGGTTTCAGTCACGGAAATTGATCCGATCTGTGCCTTGCAGGCTTGTATGGAAGGCTTCAACGTCGTGGACATGGATGAAGCCTGTCGCTGGGGAGATATTTTTGTCACCACGACCGGTAATGTTGATGTGATTACCAGACAGCATATGGATCAGATGAAAGACCAGGCGATTGTCTGCAATATTGGTCACTTTGATTCGGAAATCCAGGTTGAATCTCTGTTTAGTGACAGTTCCTTATCCGTCCATGAAATCAAACCGCAAGTCGATCAGATTGAGTGGCCTGATGGCAAGCGCATCACGTTGCTGGCCAAAGGACGTCTGGTGAATCTTGGTTGTGCCACAGGGCATCCCAGCTTTGTTATGAGCAACAGTTTTGCCAATCAGGTACTGGCTCAAATAGAATTGTGGCAAAACAATGACCAATATGAAAAACAGGTCTACGTCCTGCCGAAAATTCTTGATGAGAAAGTGGCCCGACTGCATCTTGGTAAGTTGGGAGCAAAACTGACGACGCTGACTCAGAAGCAGGCAGACTATCTTGATATTACTGTTGATGGTCCCTATAAGCCGGACCATTACCGCTATTAA
- the lptG gene encoding LPS export ABC transporter permease LptG, with amino-acid sequence MTLIQRYLLTTCAKITGLALAAFVGIYLLVDFFEKVDDFLENQASADLYFSYFAWKTPLIISQMLPLTILMGTFLTLGGFTKTNELTAMRAGGIGLQRIVVPFLAAAMVLTGINFALNEFLVPIGSQRANYIFRTEVRGKAQMMAKRDNLWFRESNTLYHIQLALPENKQLLGLSLYQVDDQLNLLSRVEAPAAAFNEDHWQAEQVVIREFDPASRHLTGQSQVKSWTLPLQKTPDDFGSLSGKNEELSFSQLSKISRQMQREGLDATRYRVDMYSRLSTPFACIIMAFLAIPFALQKSRNVNLSLGISISILIGIAFFIVQSTLIALGYSNVLPPIVSAWAANVIFALIGLFLLVSTRD; translated from the coding sequence GTGACTCTCATACAGCGCTATCTGCTGACAACATGTGCCAAAATTACCGGTCTGGCCCTCGCTGCGTTTGTCGGCATTTATCTACTGGTTGATTTTTTCGAAAAAGTCGATGACTTTTTAGAGAATCAGGCCAGCGCCGATTTGTATTTCAGCTATTTCGCATGGAAAACACCGCTGATCATTTCCCAGATGTTGCCACTAACCATTCTTATGGGAACATTCCTGACACTGGGCGGTTTTACAAAAACCAATGAACTGACCGCTATGCGCGCCGGAGGTATCGGCCTGCAACGGATCGTCGTCCCCTTTCTGGCGGCAGCCATGGTGTTGACCGGAATTAATTTTGCTCTGAATGAGTTTCTGGTTCCGATTGGAAGCCAGCGCGCCAATTACATTTTTCGCACAGAAGTCCGTGGCAAAGCGCAAATGATGGCCAAACGCGACAACCTATGGTTTCGTGAATCGAACACGCTGTACCATATTCAGCTGGCTCTGCCCGAAAACAAGCAACTGCTCGGCCTCTCACTGTATCAGGTGGATGATCAGTTAAACCTTCTTTCCCGTGTCGAGGCACCTGCCGCAGCGTTCAATGAAGATCATTGGCAGGCGGAACAGGTTGTTATCCGCGAATTCGACCCGGCAAGTCGCCACCTAACTGGCCAAAGTCAGGTGAAATCCTGGACTTTGCCATTACAAAAAACGCCGGATGATTTTGGCAGTTTATCAGGCAAAAACGAGGAACTCAGCTTTTCTCAACTTTCCAAAATCAGTCGCCAGATGCAGCGTGAAGGCCTGGATGCCACACGATACCGAGTAGACATGTACTCGCGACTGTCGACCCCCTTTGCCTGTATCATCATGGCTTTTTTAGCCATTCCTTTTGCGTTGCAGAAAAGTCGTAATGTCAATCTGTCTTTGGGGATATCCATCAGTATCCTCATCGGTATCGCTTTTTTCATTGTCCAGTCGACATTGATTGCCCTGGGTTATTCCAATGTGTTGCCGCCGATCGTTTCCGCTTGGGCAGCCAACGTCATTTTCGCGTTGATCGGACTCTTTCTGCTCGTGTCCACGCGCGACTAA
- the lptF gene encoding LPS export ABC transporter permease LptF, which yields MSSLRLQTYISREIIAPFCLSLVLFTFVLLMSRLLKLIEMVIDKGVAVSEILYLFACLLPSFFVITVPLSFLLAVMLAFGRLSADSEIVAMKSAGISLYRQSLPVVLLSIVMCLFTAYLTLVAEPAGRVKLQKRLIEIAYSKAAVALQPQVFNEEFDGLVMYANAVDNDSNTMTGVFISDERMGNTPSIIIAQRGEIRSDRSTGSLLMHLREGSIHRPVVRSGKSSYQVVDFQSYDVNLTFNTADNKEKTLSLKPKDMSTAALMQRNPALPEKKQREQYIELMERLILPISPLIFALLAVPLGIRSHRSPKGGGFAVALCVFLLYYLCLSITKTMVQENNWPLMVSMWSPTVIFITAGILFHVRAAKEQPLPGVGLAAAFYHGLSALFYRKKEML from the coding sequence ATGTCCTCATTACGATTGCAAACATATATATCACGCGAAATTATCGCCCCTTTTTGTCTCAGCCTGGTGCTCTTCACTTTTGTTTTACTGATGAGCCGCCTGCTCAAGCTGATTGAAATGGTGATCGACAAAGGCGTTGCGGTCAGTGAAATTCTCTATTTATTCGCTTGCCTGTTACCCTCTTTTTTTGTCATTACCGTCCCCCTGTCATTTCTTCTTGCTGTCATGCTGGCCTTCGGACGTCTCTCAGCAGACAGTGAAATTGTGGCCATGAAATCAGCGGGGATCAGCCTCTATCGTCAATCTCTCCCCGTAGTGCTTTTGTCGATAGTCATGTGTCTTTTCACCGCTTATCTGACACTGGTGGCCGAACCAGCCGGGCGCGTCAAACTCCAAAAACGCCTGATCGAAATCGCCTACAGTAAGGCTGCAGTTGCTTTGCAGCCACAGGTTTTCAATGAAGAATTTGATGGTCTGGTCATGTACGCAAATGCCGTCGACAACGACAGCAATACAATGACCGGAGTGTTTATCAGCGATGAAAGAATGGGCAACACGCCCTCCATCATTATTGCCCAACGAGGGGAAATCCGTTCAGACCGAAGCACTGGCAGCCTGCTGATGCACCTGCGCGAAGGATCAATTCATCGCCCGGTTGTTCGCTCAGGAAAGAGTTCCTATCAGGTGGTTGATTTTCAAAGCTATGATGTCAATCTCACCTTCAATACCGCAGACAATAAGGAGAAGACTCTGAGTCTGAAACCTAAAGACATGTCAACCGCAGCATTAATGCAAAGAAATCCCGCGCTGCCGGAAAAGAAGCAGCGGGAACAGTATATTGAACTGATGGAGCGACTGATCCTACCCATTTCTCCCCTGATTTTTGCGCTGCTGGCCGTACCACTGGGAATCCGTTCGCACCGCTCTCCCAAAGGGGGAGGTTTTGCGGTAGCCTTGTGTGTCTTCTTACTTTACTACCTGTGTCTGTCCATCACGAAAACAATGGTTCAGGAAAACAACTGGCCGTTGATGGTCAGCATGTGGAGCCCCACGGTCATATTCATCACGGCGGGCATCCTTTTTCATGTTCGTGCGGCAAAAGAGCAACCTCTTCCTGGCGTTGGTTTGGCCGCAGCATTTTATCATGGTCTCTCAGCGTTGTTTTACCGCAAAAAGGAGATGCTGTGA
- the rpsB gene encoding 30S ribosomal protein S2: MSKVTMKQLLEAGVHFGHQTKRWNPKMKPYIFGARNGIYIIDLQRTVRYFRTAYSFVKSVVENGDSVLFVGTKKQAQDSIREEADRAGQYYVNHRWLGGMLTNFATIKGSIDRLKKIETMAEDGTFELLTKKECLQLERERIKLEKNLGGIKGMTKLPGAMFVIDPKKEAIAVGEAKKLGIPVVAVVDTNCDPDEIDYIIPGNDDAIRAIRLFVSSMADASIEGAQVREASLCSDNEGAAPEKAVDAADSEAKEA; this comes from the coding sequence ATGTCTAAAGTCACAATGAAGCAACTGCTGGAAGCGGGTGTTCATTTCGGTCACCAAACCAAACGTTGGAATCCGAAAATGAAGCCGTATATCTTTGGCGCTCGTAACGGAATTTACATCATTGACCTGCAACGTACGGTTCGTTATTTCCGTACTGCGTACAGCTTTGTAAAAAGCGTCGTGGAAAATGGTGACAGCGTTCTTTTTGTCGGCACTAAAAAGCAAGCCCAGGATTCAATCCGTGAAGAAGCGGATCGGGCTGGACAATATTATGTCAATCATCGCTGGCTCGGTGGTATGCTGACCAACTTTGCCACCATCAAAGGCAGTATTGATCGTCTGAAGAAGATCGAAACTATGGCTGAAGACGGCACGTTTGAGTTGCTGACTAAAAAGGAATGCCTGCAGCTGGAGCGTGAGCGGATTAAATTGGAGAAAAACCTTGGTGGTATCAAGGGCATGACGAAGCTGCCCGGAGCCATGTTTGTTATTGATCCCAAGAAAGAAGCCATTGCTGTCGGTGAAGCGAAGAAGCTCGGTATTCCCGTTGTCGCTGTCGTTGACACCAACTGTGATCCTGACGAAATTGATTATATTATTCCTGGTAACGATGATGCGATCCGTGCTATTCGCCTGTTTGTATCCAGCATGGCCGATGCCAGCATCGAAGGGGCTCAAGTGCGTGAAGCGTCACTTTGCTCTGACAATGAGGGTGCTGCTCCTGAAAAAGCGGTAGACGCTGCGGACAGCGAAGCCAAAGAAGCTTAG
- the tsf gene encoding translation elongation factor Ts, whose product MAKITASMVAELRAKTGAGMMDCKKALNETDGNLEEAIDFLRKKGLSAAAKKSGRVAAEGAIVAAGEGKVGVLVEVNAETDFVAKNDAFCNFSSAIANVVAESAPADLEALKALPFPGTGRNVGEELTHQIATIGENLNIRRFARCETAAGVVESYIHAGGKIGVLVELQTEKADDPAVTATARQIAMHVAAASPQYLCREDVPEEVVEKEKEIMRVKAKESGKPDNIIEKIIVGQINKFYGEICLIEQAFVIDPDQKINKVVEALGKQIGAEVTLASYERYQLGEGIEKRADDFAAEVAALTK is encoded by the coding sequence ATGGCGAAAATTACTGCATCAATGGTAGCTGAGCTGCGTGCAAAAACTGGCGCCGGCATGATGGATTGTAAAAAAGCACTCAATGAAACTGATGGAAACCTTGAAGAGGCCATTGACTTTCTGCGTAAGAAAGGATTGTCTGCTGCTGCCAAGAAATCTGGCCGCGTTGCTGCTGAAGGCGCCATTGTGGCTGCCGGTGAAGGCAAAGTTGGCGTTCTGGTTGAAGTTAATGCTGAGACCGACTTTGTTGCAAAAAATGATGCCTTCTGTAATTTCTCTTCCGCTATTGCGAACGTTGTCGCTGAGTCGGCCCCGGCTGACCTTGAGGCCCTGAAAGCTCTGCCCTTTCCTGGCACCGGGCGTAATGTTGGTGAGGAGTTGACACATCAGATTGCCACCATCGGTGAAAATCTTAATATTCGCCGTTTTGCACGTTGTGAAACAGCTGCCGGTGTGGTCGAATCCTATATCCACGCTGGTGGTAAAATCGGTGTTCTGGTCGAGTTGCAAACGGAAAAAGCGGATGATCCCGCTGTTACAGCGACTGCCCGTCAAATTGCTATGCATGTTGCTGCTGCCAGCCCTCAATACCTGTGCCGCGAAGATGTGCCCGAAGAAGTCGTCGAGAAAGAAAAAGAGATCATGCGTGTTAAGGCGAAAGAAAGTGGTAAGCCTGACAACATTATCGAAAAAATCATTGTCGGCCAGATCAACAAGTTTTACGGCGAAATCTGCCTCATTGAGCAGGCGTTTGTTATTGATCCCGATCAGAAAATCAATAAAGTTGTCGAGGCACTGGGTAAGCAGATTGGTGCAGAGGTTACTCTTGCCAGTTACGAGCGTTACCAGCTTGGTGAGGGTATCGAAAAACGTGCCGATGATTTTGCGGCTGAGGTTGCTGCTCTGACCAAATAA
- the pyrH gene encoding UMP kinase → MSDMTPKFKKILLKLSGEALAGGNGYGIDPEIISGIAGEIREVVDLGVEVALVIGGGNIFRGLAASSAGMDRASADYMGMLATVMNSLALQDALEKVGVITRVQSAIEMREIAEPYIRRRAVRHLEKGRVVIFAAGTGNPYFTTDTAASLRAMEIGAEVILKATKVDGVFNADPAKDPTATKFDSLSYLDVLQKGLQVMDATATSLCMDNDLPILVFNLTQSGNIKKVVLGEAIGTIVKGE, encoded by the coding sequence ATGTCCGATATGACCCCGAAGTTTAAAAAGATATTGCTCAAGCTCAGTGGTGAGGCCCTGGCCGGTGGTAACGGTTATGGGATTGATCCAGAAATTATCAGTGGCATTGCTGGAGAGATTCGAGAAGTCGTTGATCTTGGTGTTGAGGTTGCCCTGGTGATCGGTGGTGGTAATATTTTTCGTGGGTTGGCGGCATCATCCGCTGGTATGGATCGCGCAAGTGCGGACTATATGGGGATGCTGGCGACTGTCATGAACAGCCTCGCATTGCAGGATGCGCTTGAAAAGGTCGGTGTTATCACGCGGGTTCAGTCTGCGATTGAAATGAGAGAAATCGCAGAACCTTATATCCGCAGACGTGCTGTGCGCCATCTGGAAAAAGGGCGTGTTGTCATCTTCGCAGCAGGAACGGGTAATCCCTATTTTACCACGGATACGGCGGCCAGCTTGCGTGCGATGGAGATAGGCGCTGAGGTCATTCTCAAAGCCACAAAGGTCGATGGTGTTTTTAATGCGGATCCGGCAAAAGATCCTACTGCTACAAAGTTTGATTCACTTTCCTATTTGGATGTGCTTCAGAAGGGGCTTCAGGTGATGGATGCCACAGCAACCTCTCTGTGTATGGATAACGACCTGCCGATTTTGGTATTTAATCTGACACAATCTGGCAATATTAAGAAGGTTGTGCTTGGTGAAGCGATCGGCACTATCGTCAAAGGAGAGTAA
- the frr gene encoding ribosome recycling factor, with the protein MIKDVMSKARKSMDGAVEAFKRELAKVRTGRASVSLLDEVRVDYYGTPTPLNQVGTLAVPEARLITIQPWEKNLLPEIEKAIFKSDLGLTPSSDGDLIRISIPPLTEERRKEMVKLVKAKSEDAKISIRGSRRDGNEALKKLEKEKEITEDDLKRSEKEMQELTDKYVHTCDEIVVEKEKELMEV; encoded by the coding sequence ATGATTAAAGACGTTATGTCAAAAGCACGAAAGTCGATGGACGGTGCGGTTGAAGCATTTAAACGCGAGCTGGCAAAGGTTCGAACTGGCCGTGCTTCCGTCTCATTGCTGGATGAAGTTCGTGTTGACTATTATGGAACGCCAACACCGTTGAATCAGGTTGGTACTCTGGCGGTTCCTGAGGCACGCCTGATCACGATTCAACCGTGGGAAAAAAATCTTCTGCCTGAAATTGAAAAAGCCATTTTTAAGTCTGATCTTGGGCTGACGCCTTCTTCGGACGGTGATTTGATCCGTATTTCAATTCCTCCTCTGACGGAAGAGCGTCGTAAAGAGATGGTTAAACTGGTCAAGGCGAAAAGTGAAGATGCCAAAATCAGTATTCGCGGTAGTCGTCGTGATGGTAACGAGGCTTTGAAAAAGCTGGAAAAAGAGAAAGAAATTACTGAAGACGATCTGAAGCGTTCTGAAAAGGAAATGCAGGAGCTGACGGACAAATATGTTCATACCTGCGATGAGATTGTTGTCGAAAAAGAAAAAGAGTTGATGGAAGTTTAG
- a CDS encoding isoprenyl transferase — translation MALPEHIAIIMDGNGRWAQRRGLPRVAGHQQGVSTVRSVVEECSRLGIGYLTLYAFSSENWSRPNDEVQSLMALLGRYLTTELPLLIEQRIRFQVIGDLSRLPEEIHHSLQETIEKTNGNQGLTLTLALSYGSRDEILRAIRHVAHDVATGKISDAEIDEGLFSTYLDTNGIPDPDLLIRTSGEMRISNFLLWQLAYTELYFCPSLWPDFSIDDLKSALADFESRSRRFGSVDPN, via the coding sequence ATGGCTCTGCCTGAACATATTGCTATTATTATGGACGGGAATGGTCGTTGGGCTCAACGACGTGGATTGCCACGAGTCGCCGGCCACCAGCAGGGAGTTTCAACTGTGCGTTCAGTTGTTGAGGAGTGTTCCCGACTGGGTATTGGTTATTTGACTCTTTATGCGTTCAGTTCGGAAAACTGGTCACGCCCAAATGATGAAGTTCAGTCTTTAATGGCGTTACTCGGCCGCTATTTAACGACGGAGTTGCCGTTGCTTATTGAGCAGCGTATCCGTTTTCAGGTGATTGGAGATCTGAGCCGTCTCCCTGAGGAGATTCATCACTCCCTACAAGAGACCATTGAAAAGACGAATGGTAATCAAGGCCTCACATTGACTTTGGCGCTTTCATATGGTTCCCGTGATGAAATTTTGCGGGCAATCAGACATGTTGCTCATGATGTTGCTACGGGTAAAATATCTGATGCCGAAATTGATGAAGGCCTTTTTTCTACCTATCTCGATACCAATGGAATTCCGGATCCGGATTTGCTTATTCGAACCAGTGGTGAGATGAGGATCAGTAATTTTCTTTTGTGGCAGCTCGCCTATACGGAGCTTTATTTTTGTCCGTCATTATGGCCTGATTTTTCCATCGATGATCTTAAGTCCGCCTTAGCTGATTTTGAGTCGCGCAGCCGTCGTTTTGGCAGTGTTGACCCGAATTGA
- a CDS encoding phosphatidate cytidylyltransferase, translating into MTALIALPVVLLLTLAINTAWFTLALCVVCAIALWEFYSMVLDESRFVEQIGATSAGVLLLGTSNFFPGAIVHVLSGFFLLFSLVFLARYQNLFRVILELGQVVLGWFYLPLLISYFAALHGLEHGRLWVLMVLMMTMLCDSCAYFVGTAFGKHRLYPQISPKKSIEGALGGFAGSVLSALIVVPWLIPEVSALSAAGAGALVGVFGQLGDLFESMVKRSAEIKDSGTLFPGHGGMLDRLDSLLFAFPCVYFYLLWQ; encoded by the coding sequence ATCACTGCTCTGATTGCTTTGCCGGTTGTCTTACTGTTGACGTTGGCGATAAACACAGCCTGGTTCACTTTGGCGTTGTGTGTTGTCTGTGCCATTGCCTTGTGGGAATTCTACAGTATGGTTCTGGACGAGAGCCGTTTCGTTGAGCAGATCGGCGCAACATCTGCCGGTGTTTTGTTGCTTGGGACGAGCAACTTTTTCCCTGGTGCCATAGTTCATGTTCTCAGTGGTTTCTTTCTGCTCTTTTCTCTGGTTTTTCTGGCGCGCTACCAGAACTTGTTTCGTGTCATTCTCGAATTGGGACAGGTTGTTCTCGGCTGGTTTTATCTCCCCTTATTAATCTCTTATTTTGCGGCCTTGCACGGTCTTGAACATGGTCGTCTCTGGGTTCTAATGGTCTTGATGATGACGATGTTGTGCGACTCGTGCGCCTATTTTGTTGGCACGGCTTTCGGAAAACACCGTCTGTACCCTCAGATCAGTCCCAAAAAGAGTATTGAAGGTGCGCTTGGTGGTTTTGCCGGGAGCGTTTTAAGTGCCCTGATTGTGGTCCCCTGGTTGATCCCGGAGGTCTCGGCGCTGAGTGCTGCAGGCGCAGGAGCTCTGGTTGGTGTTTTTGGACAATTGGGTGACCTGTTTGAATCTATGGTGAAACGCAGTGCCGAAATAAAAGATTCTGGAACACTATTTCCGGGGCATGGTGGTATGCTTGATCGTCTGGATAGTCTGTTATTTGCCTTCCCCTGTGTTTATTTTTATCTGTTGTGGCAGTAA
- a CDS encoding 1-deoxy-D-xylulose-5-phosphate reductoisomerase, with product MKSISVLGSTGSIGVSTLDVVAAFPDRFRVVALSAGRRIELLAEQVRRFKPQIVSIADPADRPRLQELLADCRVEIVVGGEGVVACATHSAAEMVVSAIVGAAGLVPTMAAIKAGKDIALANKETLVTAGALVMEAVKQHEVNLLPVDSEHSAIFQSLSGHQHEDIRRLILTASGGPFRSFSREQLQHVTLKQALDHPNWSMGAKITIDSATMMNKGLEVIEAYWLFSIPANKIAVHIHPQSIVHSMVEYIDGSVVAQLGVPDMKTPIAYALAWPGRLPLSLPPLDLCRMGDLSFFQPDLQMFPCLKLAYDALDRGDSAPIVLNAANEVAVESFLQEKIHYLDISSVIGQVLDRQTIEPIHCVDDVLHHDAQARRLARQQIEQRS from the coding sequence ATGAAATCAATCAGTGTGCTTGGATCTACCGGTTCCATAGGCGTCAGCACTCTTGACGTCGTCGCTGCGTTTCCGGATCGATTCAGGGTTGTTGCGTTGAGTGCCGGTCGTCGAATTGAGTTGCTCGCTGAACAGGTTCGGCGATTCAAACCACAAATTGTCTCCATTGCCGATCCAGCCGACCGACCACGTTTACAGGAATTACTCGCCGACTGCCGTGTTGAAATTGTTGTCGGGGGGGAAGGGGTTGTCGCATGCGCAACACACTCCGCTGCAGAAATGGTCGTATCAGCGATTGTCGGAGCCGCTGGACTCGTTCCGACCATGGCGGCCATTAAGGCAGGTAAAGATATCGCCCTGGCAAATAAGGAAACTCTGGTTACTGCTGGTGCGTTGGTTATGGAGGCTGTCAAACAGCATGAGGTGAATCTGTTGCCGGTGGACAGTGAGCACTCTGCTATTTTTCAGTCCCTTTCCGGACACCAACATGAGGATATTCGTCGACTGATATTAACTGCGTCAGGAGGACCTTTTCGCTCATTTAGTAGGGAACAACTGCAGCATGTTACGTTGAAGCAGGCTCTTGATCATCCGAACTGGTCTATGGGGGCAAAGATTACCATCGATTCAGCCACGATGATGAATAAAGGGCTGGAAGTGATAGAAGCCTATTGGCTGTTCTCGATTCCTGCCAATAAGATCGCGGTTCATATTCACCCGCAAAGCATTGTTCATTCAATGGTTGAATACATTGACGGCTCAGTGGTGGCTCAACTCGGAGTTCCTGACATGAAAACTCCGATCGCTTATGCTCTCGCCTGGCCGGGACGGTTGCCATTGTCTCTGCCGCCACTGGATCTCTGCCGCATGGGAGATCTGAGCTTTTTTCAGCCCGATCTGCAGATGTTCCCCTGCCTGAAATTGGCCTATGATGCTCTCGATCGTGGCGACTCGGCTCCTATTGTTCTCAATGCCGCGAACGAGGTGGCTGTTGAAAGTTTTTTGCAAGAAAAGATTCATTATCTGGATATTTCATCCGTAATCGGTCAGGTTCTGGATCGGCAAACTATTGAGCCGATTCACTGTGTCGATGACGTGTTGCATCATGATGCGCAGGCCCGCAGGCTTGCACGGCAACAGATCGAACAGCGAAGCTGA